From Oryza sativa Japonica Group chromosome 4, ASM3414082v1, one genomic window encodes:
- the LOC9272649 gene encoding agmatine deiminase, translated as MAKATTMEGRPAKMGFRMPAEWEPHEQCWMGWPERRDNWRELAGPARKVFARTAIAISKFESVTICASAKQYPYVHELMLHQPNIRVVEMSMNDCWFRDIGPTFIVRKGAPGLGITEKNIAGIDWEFNAWGGATDGCYVDWSLDSYVAKKIVEIERIPRFPHTMVLEGGSIHVDGEGTCITTEECLLNPNRNPNMTKLEIENELKDFLGVAKVIWIPHGLYGDDDTNGHVDNLCCFIKPGVVLLSWTDDENDPQYQRSVDALSTLSKSVDAKGRQIEVVKIHVPGPLYMTKEESEGVVKTEHAIPREPGTRLAASYVNFYIANGGIVAPAFGDKWDEEACAVLQKAFPDHEVVMVEGAREIVLAGGNIHCITQQQPVRPS; from the exons atggcgaaggcgacgacgatggagggGCGCCCGGCGAAGATGGGGTTCCGGATGCCGGCGGAGTGGGAGCCGCACGAGCAGTGCTGGATGGGCTGGCCT GAGCGTCGAGACAATTGGCGAGAGCTTGCTGGTCCAGCTCGAAAAGTATTTGCAAGAACTGCTATTGCCATTTCAAAGTTTGAGTCTGTTACTATATGTGCAAGTGCCAAGCAG TATCCCTATGTCCATGAGCTAATGCTACATCAACCAAACATCAGGGTGGTCGAGATGAGCATGAATGATTGCTGGTTCCGTGATATTGGTCCCACT TTTATTGTTCGTAAAGGTGCACCAGGGTTAGGAATCacagaaaaaaatatagcagGAATTGATTGGGAATTTAACGCCTGGGGAG GAGCCACTGATGGTTGCTATGTTGATTGGAGCCTTGACAGCTATGTTGCCAAGAAA ATAGTTGAGATTGAGAGGATCCCTAGATTTCCACACACGATGGTTCTTGAAGGTGGAAGCATTCATGTAGATGGAGAAG GTACATGCATCACAACAGAAGAATGCTTGTTGAATCCTAACAGAAACCCCAACATGACCAAACTAGAGATAGAGAATGAGCTGAAGGATTTTCTTGGAGTCGCAAAGGTCATCTGGATACCTCATGGGCTTTATG GTGATGATGATACAAATGGTCATGTTGACAATCTATGCTGCTTCATTAAACCTGGGGTGGTCCTCTTGTCATGGACCGATGATGAGAACGACCCACAGTACCAAAGGTCCGTTGATGCACTCTCAACTCTCTCCAAGTCCGTTGATGCGAAAGGACGGCAGATAGAAGTTGTGAAAATCCACGTCCCAGGGCCTCTGTACATGACAAAGGAAGAGTCAGAGGGTGTTGTAAAAACA gagCATGCTATACCGAGGGAACCAGGCACGAGATTGGCTGCCTCGTACGTAAACTTCTACATAGCCAATGGCGGAATTGTAGCACCAGCTTTTGGCGACAAGTGGGACGAAGAAGCGTGTGCTGTTCTTCAGAAGGCATTTCCTGATCATGAG GTGGTGATGGTGGAAGGCGCAAGAGAGATCGTGCTGGCAGGGGGAAACATACACTGCATCACGCAGCAGCAGCCTGTACGCCCGTCGTAG
- the LOC4336098 gene encoding uncharacterized protein — MGRPKGGAAASSSSSKKPKAKPKQRGGVDFKKYKHKVGRKLPPPKNATDTEIKSRAIVLPEQSMASERAGMAVNKRGLTLRELLQQTGHYNANVRRAALNGIKDLVAKHPSELKLHKVAIVEKLQERICDTDKVVRESLFSILQSLVFPSLKEDNAISTRSTLFLLMANILNGMTHLSMDIQLMSFRFLELVVINFPSSFPGYAEQVFNNFLAVLSNDRIHLQDKSKLNSVLSGLGQCLSQVAYATENGDASNRLVHNLSGRELWKCTLDEDNSGSRAFAMSNILMKLQNLFQILVNSVEVSVSELFAKSTIDAQSSEALLSALHCLDLICNICIQEVKKPQMKFGRSKIQVGPEWLKSSVLVYAKKLWGVNRSFHEKGDDRYYVFNLKIAEIFLCLSACMDNTIFPADEFCQFVSSLLAKAKTLRNKDTMEKHLSPLITFIPDLVSNAPDDSKGYLLEAFTDAFWDCKVDCKLIFPYLDAVGKMLFPEKTGILFVENDSGSEYHGVWVKELPGILLQSIDKAPSVTKVVLELLLRIGQYFPTMEFGNLRSFIKLFGVKSSSGTIELGPFVNLPRDCQELAISCLYYFSNLLPDTMELLASCCLSDVLEPTILFRIIEVLQSTYKAGNLHITEQLSFLSLLMARFRVHPGSFSTQDNSQKGSNMNTFKSLNRLILNSLSEMGDGSLVLELMWDNLSKEIAQIPSLHNMNGLFRIIVTLDAGTCKLMNEDAIKIIAGYLIDAAMDLSKTIELGFQSDRTRLFQYFIKPCIIIFCQNEKVLCCALEMLKSFATGDDHVLSSASKLNYPGELSHRICVVTTILIFLCNDGKLHKNLSLGKCVIKGILQHTRHLMDSNVLDVTYEDKQKLRFAFEQLKTKALQLNCWDRSELEGFSSTT; from the exons ATGGGGAGGCCgaagggcggcgccgcggcgtcctcctcctcgtcgaagAAGCCCAAGGCGAAGCCGaagcagcgcggcggcgtcgacttCAAG AAGTACAAGCACAAGGTGGGGCggaagctgccgccgccgaagaaTGCCACCGACACGGAGATCAAGTCCAGAG CGATCGTGCTGCCGGAGCAGAGCATGGCGTCGGAGAGGGCTGGCATGGCCGTGAACAAGCGCGGGCTCACGCTGCGGGAGCTCTTGCAGCAGACGGGCCACTACAATGCCAATGTGCGCCGAG CTGCGCTGAATGGGATAAAGGATCTTGTTGCTAAGCATCCATCAGAGCTTAAACTTCACAAGGTTGCAATTGTTGAGAAGCTACAGGAAAGAATATGTGACACTGACAAGGTGGTTCGTGAATCCTTGTTCAGTATACTGCAGTCTCTCGTCTTCCCATCTTTGAAAGAG GACAATGCAATATCGACACGCAGTACACTGTTTCTGCTGATGGCCAATATTTTGAACGGAATGACCCATCTATCCATGGATATCCAGTTAATGTCTTTCAGATTTTTGGAGCTTGTTGTTATTAATTTCCCATCCTCCTTTCCAGGATACGCTGAACAG GTCTTCAACAACTTTCTTGCTGTACTGAGCAATGACAGGATTCATCTCCAGGATAAGAGTAAACTTAACAGTGTCCTTAGTGGGCTCGGGCAGTGTCTTTCTCAGGTTGCTTATGCAACAGAAAATGGTGATGCATCAAATCGACTG GTTCATAATCTTTCTGGTAGGGAACTTTGGAAATGTACTCTTGATGAAGATAACTCAGGAAGTA GAGCATTTGCGATGTCCAATATATTAATGAAGCTTCAAAACCTCTTCCAGATTCTCGTTAATTCTGTAGAGGTCTCAGTTTCAGAACTTTTTGCAAAGTCAACTATTGATGCTCAGTCAAGTGAAGCATTATTATCAGCTCTTCACTGTCTGGATCTAATATGTAACATATGTATTCAAGAGGTAAAGAAACCTCAGATGAAATTTGGAAGATCCAAAATTCAGGTTGGACCTGAATGGTTGAAAAGTTCCGTGTTAGTATATGCAAAGAAATTGTGGGGAGTAAACCGTTCATTCCACGAAAAG GGAGATGACAGATATTATGTTTTCAATCTGAAGATTGCTGAAATATTTTTGTGCTTGAGTGCATGTATGGACAACACCATATTTCCAGCTGATGAATTTTGCCAGTTTGTATCTTCTCTACTTGCAAAG GCAAAAACACTTCGCAATAAGGATACCATGGAAAAGCATTTGAGCCCACTTATAACTTTCATACCAGATCTTGTATCCAATGCCCCAGATGACTCAAAAGGATATTTATTAGAG GCATTTACAGATGCATTCTGGGATTGCAAGGTGGATTGCAAGCTGATTTTCCCATATTTGGATGCAGTGGGAAAAATGCTGTTTCCT GAAAAAACAGGAATATTATTTGTGGAAAATGATTCAGGCTCTGAATACCATGGTGTGTGGGTAAAAGAGCTACCTGGAATTCTACTACAATCAATTGACAAAGCCCCCTCAGTAACAAAG GTTGTTTTGGAGCTACTTCTAAGAATTGGACAGTACTTCCCCACAATGGAGTTTGGAAATCTGCGTTCCTTCATTAAGTTATTTGGTGTTAAAT CATCATCAGGAACCATAGAGCTTGGTCCATTCGTTAACCTTCCACGTGATTGCCAAGAACTTGCCATTTCATGCCTTTATTACTTCTCCAACCTGCTTCCCGACACAATGGAGCTGTTGGCTTCTTGTTGCTTAA GTGATGTGCTGGAACCCACCATATTGTTTAGAATTATTGAGGTTCTACAGTCAACATACAAGGCTGGGAATTTACATATAACAGAGCAACTCAGTTTCTTGTCATTGCTAATGGCACGATTCAGAGTTCATCCTG GGTCTTTCTCTACCCAGGATAATTCCCAGAAGGGCTCAAATATGAATACTTTTAAATCATTGAACCGCCTAATTTTAAATTCTCTATCTGAAATGGGTGATGGCTCCCTGGTTCTTGAGTTAATGTGGGATAATTTATCTAAAGAGATT GCACAGATACCATCTTTACATAACATGAATGGATTGTTTAGAATTATTGTCACACTTGATGCAGGAACTTGTAAGCTCATGAACGAAGATGCTATAAAAATTATAGCTGGCTACTTGATTGATGCTGCTATG GATTTGTCTAAAACCATTGAGCTTGGCTTTCAATCTGATAGGACAAGACTATTTCAATACTTTATAAAGCCTTGCATAATCATATTTTGCCAGAACGAGAAGGTTCTTTGCTGCGCATTGGAGATGCTTAAATCTTTCGCAACAGGAGATGACCACGTGCTTTCATCTGCATCCAAGTTAAACTACCCAGGAGAGCTTTCACATCGAATTTGTGTTGTCACAACTATACTCATATTCTTATGCAATGATGGAAAACTCCATAAAAACCTTTCTTTGGGCAAATGTGTTATTAAAGGTATCCTGCAACATACAAGGCATCTCATG GATTCTAATGTTCTTGATGTAACATATGAGGACAAGCAGAAGTTAAGATTTGCATTTGAGCAACTAAAGACGAAAGCATTGCAGTTGAACTGCTGGGACAGAAGTGAGCTGGAAGGGTTTTCAAGCACCACGTAA